In the genome of Pseudoglutamicibacter cumminsii, one region contains:
- the atpD gene encoding F0F1 ATP synthase subunit beta has protein sequence MTAQVTEAAATATPGATGRIARVIGPVVDVEFPADAIPAIYNALTCEVTLAGETRKITFETSQHLGDNLVRAISLQTTDGLVRGTTVQDTGAPISVPVGDGVKGHIFNVLGEALDVEQDEIKADAHWPIHRKPPHFAELEGATEMLETGIKVIDLLTPYIKGGKIGLFGGAGVGKTVLIQEMITRVARNFGGTSVFAGVGERTREGNDLWVEMEEAGVLKDTALVFGQMDEPPGTRLRVALTGLTMAEYFRDVQNQDVLLFIDNIFRFTQAGSEVSTLLGRMPSAVGYQPNLADEMGLLQERITSTRGHSITSMQAIYVPADDYTDPAPATTFAHLDATTELSREIASRGLYPAVDPLTSTSRILDPQYVGQDHYDTAVRVKQILQKNKELQDIIAILGVDELSEEDKIVVSRARRIQQFLSQNTYTALQFTGVEGSTVPIKDTIEGFKMIADGDVDHLPEQAFFNCGDMEDVHRQAAEIEKATK, from the coding sequence ATGACTGCTCAAGTTACCGAAGCGGCAGCGACCGCGACGCCGGGCGCAACCGGCCGTATCGCTCGCGTGATCGGTCCGGTCGTGGACGTCGAGTTCCCGGCCGACGCGATCCCAGCGATCTACAACGCACTGACCTGTGAGGTCACCCTCGCAGGCGAAACCCGCAAGATCACGTTCGAGACCTCCCAGCACCTGGGCGACAACCTCGTACGTGCAATCTCCCTGCAGACCACCGATGGTCTGGTTCGCGGCACCACCGTTCAGGACACCGGTGCTCCGATCTCCGTCCCAGTTGGTGACGGCGTCAAGGGACACATCTTCAACGTTCTGGGTGAAGCGCTCGACGTTGAACAGGACGAAATCAAGGCCGACGCTCACTGGCCAATCCACCGCAAGCCTCCGCACTTCGCAGAGCTTGAAGGTGCAACCGAGATGCTGGAAACCGGTATTAAGGTTATTGACCTTCTGACCCCTTACATCAAGGGTGGAAAGATTGGTCTGTTCGGTGGCGCTGGTGTTGGTAAGACCGTTCTTATTCAGGAAATGATTACCCGTGTTGCTCGTAACTTCGGTGGTACCTCGGTATTCGCCGGTGTTGGTGAGCGTACTCGTGAGGGTAACGACCTCTGGGTCGAAATGGAGGAAGCAGGCGTTCTTAAGGACACCGCCCTCGTTTTCGGCCAGATGGACGAGCCACCAGGCACGCGTCTGCGCGTTGCCTTGACCGGCCTGACCATGGCGGAGTACTTCCGTGACGTTCAGAACCAGGACGTTCTGCTCTTCATCGACAACATCTTCCGCTTCACCCAGGCAGGTTCCGAGGTTTCGACGCTTCTCGGTCGTATGCCTTCCGCAGTGGGTTACCAGCCGAACCTCGCTGACGAGATGGGCCTGCTGCAGGAACGCATTACCTCGACCCGCGGTCACTCGATTACGTCGATGCAGGCAATTTACGTCCCTGCGGATGACTACACCGACCCTGCGCCAGCAACCACGTTCGCGCACTTGGATGCAACCACTGAGCTCTCCCGTGAGATCGCTTCCCGTGGTCTGTACCCAGCAGTGGATCCGCTGACCTCGACCTCCCGCATTCTGGACCCACAGTACGTGGGTCAGGACCACTACGACACGGCAGTCCGTGTCAAGCAGATCCTCCAGAAGAACAAGGAGCTCCAGGACATCATCGCGATCCTCGGTGTCGACGAGCTTTCCGAAGAGGACAAGATCGTCGTTTCGCGTGCACGTCGCATCCAGCAGTTCCTGTCCCAGAACACCTACACCGCTCTGCAGTTCACCGGTGTTGAAGGCTCGACGGTTCCAATCAAGGACACCATCGAGGGCTTCAAGATGATCGCAGACGGCGACGTTGACCACCTGCCAGAGCAGGCGTTCTTCAACTGTGGTGACATGGAAGACGTACACCGCCAGGCAGCTGAGATCGAAAAGGCCACCAAGTAA
- a CDS encoding F0F1 ATP synthase subunit gamma yields MGAQIRVYRQKIASTSSMKKIFKAMELIATSRITKARNAVTAALPYANAITRAVSAVSSQSEIDHVLTREKATAKRSAVVVFTSDRGLAGSYSATIMKEAEELITALKEEGKEVDTYLVGRKAQQYYDFRGREYKRVWTGNTDAPVFDTAQEIGAAVLEAFEREYENGGVDEIHLVYTQFKSMVTQEPNVTRLLPLEVVEEEVQDESELLPLYDYEPEPEQVLDALLPRYLDSRIFAAMLQAAASELAARQRAMKNAGDNAEELIEKYTRLRNNARQAEITQELTEIVAGADSLGG; encoded by the coding sequence ATGGGAGCCCAAATCCGGGTTTACCGCCAGAAGATCGCATCGACATCTTCGATGAAGAAGATCTTCAAGGCGATGGAGCTGATCGCGACCTCGCGCATTACCAAGGCGCGTAACGCCGTTACCGCAGCCCTGCCTTATGCCAACGCGATCACTCGCGCTGTATCTGCCGTATCCTCGCAGTCCGAAATCGACCACGTCCTGACCCGTGAGAAGGCAACCGCTAAGCGTTCTGCAGTAGTGGTTTTCACCTCCGACCGCGGTCTCGCTGGTTCCTACTCCGCAACCATCATGAAGGAGGCGGAAGAGCTCATCACGGCTCTCAAGGAAGAAGGCAAGGAAGTGGACACGTACCTGGTGGGTCGCAAGGCCCAGCAGTACTACGACTTCCGCGGACGCGAGTACAAGCGTGTGTGGACAGGTAACACTGACGCACCCGTATTCGATACTGCTCAGGAAATTGGCGCCGCCGTGCTCGAGGCCTTCGAGCGTGAATACGAAAACGGTGGGGTAGACGAGATCCACCTCGTGTACACCCAGTTCAAGTCGATGGTGACGCAGGAACCAAACGTGACCCGTTTGCTTCCACTCGAAGTTGTCGAAGAAGAAGTTCAGGACGAGTCCGAACTGCTTCCGCTCTACGACTACGAGCCGGAACCAGAGCAGGTGCTCGATGCACTGCTCCCGCGCTACCTCGACTCTCGAATCTTCGCAGCCATGTTGCAGGCTGCAGCGTCCGAGCTTGCAGCTCGCCAGCGTGCAATGAAGAACGCAGGCGACAACGCAGAAGAACTGATTGAGAAGTACACGCGACTGCGTAACAACGCCCGCCAGGCAGAAATTACGCAGGAGCTCACGGAGATCGTCGCAGGCGCCGATTCCCTCGGCGGCTAA